One part of the Magallana gigas chromosome 5, xbMagGiga1.1, whole genome shotgun sequence genome encodes these proteins:
- the LOC105321198 gene encoding catenin delta-1 isoform X5: MTSFNTTEDSLPWRSPHSLANSRIEDDSFVSPKMNSHLLDSCMRELEDRGTFGTDNMDFDNYAHESSYGGHDPGMYSSDPYGQSYSPHLPNGGQYYQDERSPHGSRVSLHSGGSNRNLSRMDNKLMGQGSMGSLHRVEPSQPHDNYASYSSLSRPQYDDGPPQGSPHSPGTPTRLNGYQDRPYGGGGRYSMASNDSIHRDDPYSGYDPRDGPPRSRGSYDQSPPYSSNQHLTQDPHYPGYPTDDRYGDPQGHDPYGDHMGNDRHGDPHNDSHVSDSFYRDSPDRNNMYPRNGPHHDNYADYPPEDIHDPSYTDDRYRGHPDDSGNYRESPLPRDPGSYRESPLPRDHGNYRESPLPRDNGNYRESPLPRDPGNYRESPLPRDPGNYQESPLPREQGYGDPPEDRFHNMSLIDPQGNYPPDDSYPGNPQNPGYDQRGPDDRYGDEPQTFGDYDDQPYRKHEGLPPVHSDPFADDPFQQQQMMMQRSRTPTSLHDQYDSNPDLRYMPQDDFDPYDGRHGDYAPMMAPNMESHPEFDQSNMSGYNDHPPGQYDDRYSNDGRGTPQRGPYDEDIPRSVAALVNNPPRDQYSDGRQTPSVHGEGNSWRPPDLQEVIDYLSHPNNQVKANAAAYLQHLCFTDQDIKVKTRGLDGIPPLVELLHSDYPEVQKNACGALKNLSYGRGPAGTDNKKAIANAGGITQLIRVLRKAREEEIKELVTGILWNLSSCEDLKPSIIAEGLPDIVSQVIVPYSNWNQRKMMTYEPWTTVYKNATGIIRNLSSANKDNEQKGYDTRNKLRESTHLVKCLIYTLKISRENNDRENKIVENCMCALRNLSFRIQEVTEQDFYKKRTVTLKQRQHPDKETTGCFGGGQKKKGTTAKKGKPDLNQNAEIQLPPGAQEFMGLWQNETVTLYLDILKESSNPVTVEAAVGAIQNLTACYWKFADDARALIRREKALPSLVDLLGQDRDDIVCHSALALRNLAIDDNNKALIGKYALKPIINTLPLEKQKENVPDKTICAAVALLQEVLKNSMDFAQIFVKENGIPRLKFVKFAQGKFLKKTKDHTQRLLETLWEFKSLHQEIVISGLSEQDVKAPPAASRPPDTGLATATNTPYSTMSRGMESHGYDDATLSPGRPMNKPYHASNGGYHGMVQGHSNPAMNVEEPYSYDDRRRGEEVPMRDMGYAPLEDDRRERKTPVGGVPLFPGLQPQQQAQPQSMSHGGEPLYAQVNKNKRRDDLGPGYQVNLSDPASPPGGADSWV, encoded by the exons ATGACTAGTTTTAACACCACAGAAGACTCCCTCCCCTGGCGGAGTCCCCACTCCCTAGCCAATTCTAGAATAGAGGACGACAGTTTTGTCTCGCCAAAAATGAACTCCCACCTCTTGGATTCTTGTAT GAGGGAGTTAGAAGATAGAGGCACATTTGG AACGGACAACATGGATTTTGACAATTATGCCCATGAGAGTTCATATGGGGGTCATGACCCTGGGATGTACAGCAGTGACCCCTATGGACAGAGTTACTCCCCTCACCTCCCTAACGGTGGTCAGTATTACCAGGACGAGCGGTCCCCTCATGGATCACGAGTCTCCCTCCACAGTGGCGGTAGTAACAGAAACCTGTCCAGAATG GATAACAAGCTGATGGGCCAGGGGTCGATGGGATCCCTACACAGAGTGGAGCCCTCCCAGCCCCATGACAACTACGCCTCCTACTCCTCGCTGTCTCGCCCCCAGTATGATGACGGTCCACCCCAGGGCTCACCACACAGCCCGGGCACCCCCACAAGGTTAAATGGCTATCAGGATCGGCCATATGGTGGCGGGGGGCGCTACAGTATGGCGTCCAATGATAGCATACACAGAGATGATCCTTACAGTGGTTATGATCCTAG GGATGGCCCTCCACGGAGCAGAGGCAGCTACGACCAGTCTCCCCCCTACAGCAGTAACCAGCACCTGACCCAGGACCCTCACTACCCAGGATACCCCACGGATGACCGCTACGGGGATCCCCAAGGTCACGACCCCTATGGCGATCACATGGGAAACGATCGCCATGGTGATCCCCACAATGACTCTCATGTCAGTGACTCCTTCTATAGAGATTCCCCTGACAGAAATAACATGTATCCAAGGAATGGGCCTCACCATGACAACTATGCAGACTACCCACCAGAAGACATTCATGACCCATCTTACACTGACGACAGATACAGAGGACATCCTGACGATTCAGGCAATTACAGGGAATCTCCTCTTCCTAGGGACCCTGGGAGTTACAGGGAATCCCCATTGCCAAGGGATCATGGGAATTACAGGGAATCCCCATTGCCAAGGGATAATGGAAATTACAGGGAATCTCCATTACCAAGGGATCCTGGAAATTACAGGGAATCTCCATTACCAAGGGATCCTGGAAATTACCAGGAATCCCCTCTCCCCAGAGAACAAGGATATGGAGATCCTCCAGAGGATAGGTTCCACAACATGTCCCTGATTGATCCCCAGGGGAACTATCCCCCGGACGACAGTTACCCTGGTAACCCACAGAACCCCGGCTATGACCAGCGTGGACCAGATGACAGGTATGGAGATGAGCCACAGACATTCGGTGATTACGACGATCAGCCGTACAGGAAACACGAGGGACTTCCTCCTGTTCACAGTGACCCATTCGCGGATGATCCATTCCAGCAGCAGCAGATGATGATGCAGAGAAGTCGCACTCCCACCTCTCTTCATGATCAATATG ATTCTAACCCTGATTTACGGTATATGCCCCAGGATGACTTTGACCCCTATGATGGTCGTCATGGTGACTATGCGCCAATGATGGCCCCAAATATGGAATCCCACCCTGAGTTTGATCAGTCAAATATGA GTGGATATAACGATCATCCGCCAGGGCAGTATGATGATCGCTACAGTAACGACGGGAGGGGGACGCCCCAGAGAGGGCCGTACGATGAGGATATCCCACGGTCAGTCGCGGCCCTGGTCAACAATCCGCCCAGAGATCAATACTCAGATGGGCGGCAGACACCCTCAGTTCACGGAGAAG GTAACAGCTGGCGACCCCCTGACCTACAGGAAGTGATTGATTACCTGAGCCACCCTAACAACCAGGTCAAGGCCAATGCTGCAGCGTACCTACAACATCTCTGTTTCACTGACCAAGATATCAAGGTCAAGACCAG GGGTCTAGATGGAATTCCTCCTCTGGTAGAACTCCTCCACAGTGACTACCCAGAGGTCCAGAAGAACGCGTGTGGGGCGCTGAAGAATCTGTCGTACGGACGGGGACCAGCAGGGACCGATAACAAG AAAGCAATTGCTAATGCTGGAGGAATCACCCAGTTGATTCGAGTTTTACGTAAAGCTCGAGAGGAGGAGATCAAAGAACTTGTAACGGGGATCCTATGGAATCTCTCGTCTTGTGAG GATCTAAAGCCCAGTATCATTGCTGAGGGTCTACCTGACATAGTGAGTCAAGTGATTGTACCGTACTCCAACTGGAACCAGCGGAAGATGATGACCTATGAACCCTGGACCACAGTGTACAAGAACGCGAcgggcatcatcag GAATTTAAGCTCTGCCAATAAAGACAATGAACAAAAGGGCTATGACACGAGGAACAAGTTAAGGGAGAGCACACACCTTGTGAAGTGTCTGATCTACACCCTCAAAATATCCCGCGAAAACAATGACCGTGAAAATAAAATCGTGGAAAACTGCATGTGTGCTTTACGGAATCTCTCATTCAGAATTCAGGAAGTGACGGAACAAGACTTTTATAAGAAACGCACAGTGACCTTAAAACAGAGACAGCATCCAGATAAAG AGACCACTGGGTGCTTTGGTGGAGGTCAAAAGAAGAAAGGAACAACTGCCAAGAAAGGAAAACCTGACCTCAATCAGAA TGCTGAGATACAGCTGCCTCCTGGGGCCCAGGAGTTTATGGGGCTGTGGCAGAATGAGACAGTGACACTGTACCTGGACATCTTGAAGGAGAGCTCTAATCCAGTCACAGTGGAGGCGGCGGTGGGGGCCATACAGAATCTTACTGCCTGCTACTGGAAG TTTGCTGATGATGCCAGAGCACTGATTCGCAGAGAGAAAGCTCTGCCCTCATTGGTGGATTTACTGGGCCAGGACCGGGACGATATCGTCTGTCATTCAGCCCTCGCTCTACGCAATCTGGCCATTGACGACAATAACAAGGCTTTGATAG GTAAATACGCTCTGAAGCCCATTATCAATACCTTACCTCTGGAGAAGCAGAAGGAGAACGTCCCAGACAAAACGATATGTGCTGCTGTAGCGCTGCTACAGGAAGTGCTGAAAAACAGCATGGACTTCGCTCA gatttttgTGAAAGAAAATGGCATTCCAAGATTGAAGTTTGTCAAATTTGCacaaggaaaatttttgaaaaaaaccaAGGATCATACTCAGAGA CTCCTGGAGACTCTTTGGGAATTCAAATCCCTCCATCAAGAAATTGTGATCAGTGGTTTGTCAGAGCAAGATGTCAAGGCCCCTCCAGCGGCCAGCAG ACCCCCTGACACCGGACTCGCCACGGCAACCAACACTCCATACAGTACCATGAGTCGCGGCATGGAGAGCCACGGATACGACGACGCCACGCTGTCTCCAGGTCGACCAATGAACAAGCCCTATCACGCCTCTAATGGGGGCTATCACggcatggttcaaggtcacagTAATCCAGCCATGAACGTGGAgg AGCCCTATTCTTATGATGACAGGAGAAGG GGAGAAGAAGTTCCAATGCGAGACATGGGTTACGCCCCTTTGGAGGATGATCGACGGGAGAGGAAGACCCCTGTCGGAGGAGTCCCCCTCTTTCCAGGGCTGCAGCCT CAACAGCAAGCTCAGCCACAGTCCATGTCACACGGAGGGGAACCTTTGTATGCTCAAGTCAACAAAAACAAACGCAGGGACGACCTCGGGCCCGGGTACCAGGTGAATCTGAGTGATCCAGCCAGCCCGCCAGGGGGCGCTGACTCCTGGGTGTAG
- the LOC105321198 gene encoding catenin delta-1 isoform X6 — protein MDFDNYAHESSYGGHDPGMYSSDPYGQSYSPHLPNGGQYYQDERSPHGSRVSLHSGGSNRNLSRMDNKLMGQGSMGSLHRVEPSQPHDNYASYSSLSRPQYDDGPPQGSPHSPGTPTRLNGYQDRPYGGGGRYSMASNDSIHRDDPYSGYDPRDGPPRSRGSYDQSPPYSSNQHLTQDPHYPGYPTDDRYGDPQGHDPYGDHMGNDRHGDPHNDSHVSDSFYRDSPDRNNMYPRNGPHHDNYADYPPEDIHDPSYTDDRYRGHPDDSGNYRESPLPRDPGSYRESPLPRDHGNYRESPLPRDNGNYRESPLPRDPGNYRESPLPRDPGNYQESPLPREQGYGDPPEDRFHNMSLIDPQGNYPPDDSYPGNPQNPGYDQRGPDDRYGDEPQTFGDYDDQPYRKHEGLPPVHSDPFADDPFQQQQMMMQRSRTPTSLHDQYDSNPDLRYMPQDDFDPYDGRHGDYAPMMAPNMESHPEFDQSNMSGYNDHPPGQYDDRYSNDGRGTPQRGPYDEDIPRSVAALVNNPPRDQYSDGRQTPSVHGEGNSWRPPDLQEVIDYLSHPNNQVKANAAAYLQHLCFTDQDIKVKTRGLDGIPPLVELLHSDYPEVQKNACGALKNLSYGRGPAGTDNKKAIANAGGITQLIRVLRKAREEEIKELVTGILWNLSSCEDLKPSIIAEGLPDIVSQVIVPYSNWNQRKMMTYEPWTTVYKNATGIIRNLSSANKDNEQKGYDTRNKLRESTHLVKCLIYTLKISRENNDRENKIVENCMCALRNLSFRIQEVTEQDFYKKRTVTLKQRQHPDKETTGCFGGGQKKKGTTAKKGKPDLNQNAEIQLPPGAQEFMGLWQNETVTLYLDILKESSNPVTVEAAVGAIQNLTACYWKFADDARALIRREKALPSLVDLLGQDRDDIVCHSALALRNLAIDDNNKALIGKYALKPIINTLPLEKQKENVPDKTICAAVALLQEVLKNSMDFAQIFVKENGIPRLKFVKFAQGKFLKKTKDHTQRLLETLWEFKSLHQEIVISGLSEQDVKAPPAASRPPDTGLATATNTPYSTMSRGMESHGYDDATLSPGRPMNKPYHASNGGYHGMVQGHSNPAMNVEEPYSYDDRRRGEEVPMRDMGYAPLEDDRRERKTPVGGVPLFPGLQPQQQAQPQSMSHGGEPLYAQVNKNKRRDDLGPGYQVNLSDPASPPGGADSWV, from the exons ATGGATTTTGACAATTATGCCCATGAGAGTTCATATGGGGGTCATGACCCTGGGATGTACAGCAGTGACCCCTATGGACAGAGTTACTCCCCTCACCTCCCTAACGGTGGTCAGTATTACCAGGACGAGCGGTCCCCTCATGGATCACGAGTCTCCCTCCACAGTGGCGGTAGTAACAGAAACCTGTCCAGAATG GATAACAAGCTGATGGGCCAGGGGTCGATGGGATCCCTACACAGAGTGGAGCCCTCCCAGCCCCATGACAACTACGCCTCCTACTCCTCGCTGTCTCGCCCCCAGTATGATGACGGTCCACCCCAGGGCTCACCACACAGCCCGGGCACCCCCACAAGGTTAAATGGCTATCAGGATCGGCCATATGGTGGCGGGGGGCGCTACAGTATGGCGTCCAATGATAGCATACACAGAGATGATCCTTACAGTGGTTATGATCCTAG GGATGGCCCTCCACGGAGCAGAGGCAGCTACGACCAGTCTCCCCCCTACAGCAGTAACCAGCACCTGACCCAGGACCCTCACTACCCAGGATACCCCACGGATGACCGCTACGGGGATCCCCAAGGTCACGACCCCTATGGCGATCACATGGGAAACGATCGCCATGGTGATCCCCACAATGACTCTCATGTCAGTGACTCCTTCTATAGAGATTCCCCTGACAGAAATAACATGTATCCAAGGAATGGGCCTCACCATGACAACTATGCAGACTACCCACCAGAAGACATTCATGACCCATCTTACACTGACGACAGATACAGAGGACATCCTGACGATTCAGGCAATTACAGGGAATCTCCTCTTCCTAGGGACCCTGGGAGTTACAGGGAATCCCCATTGCCAAGGGATCATGGGAATTACAGGGAATCCCCATTGCCAAGGGATAATGGAAATTACAGGGAATCTCCATTACCAAGGGATCCTGGAAATTACAGGGAATCTCCATTACCAAGGGATCCTGGAAATTACCAGGAATCCCCTCTCCCCAGAGAACAAGGATATGGAGATCCTCCAGAGGATAGGTTCCACAACATGTCCCTGATTGATCCCCAGGGGAACTATCCCCCGGACGACAGTTACCCTGGTAACCCACAGAACCCCGGCTATGACCAGCGTGGACCAGATGACAGGTATGGAGATGAGCCACAGACATTCGGTGATTACGACGATCAGCCGTACAGGAAACACGAGGGACTTCCTCCTGTTCACAGTGACCCATTCGCGGATGATCCATTCCAGCAGCAGCAGATGATGATGCAGAGAAGTCGCACTCCCACCTCTCTTCATGATCAATATG ATTCTAACCCTGATTTACGGTATATGCCCCAGGATGACTTTGACCCCTATGATGGTCGTCATGGTGACTATGCGCCAATGATGGCCCCAAATATGGAATCCCACCCTGAGTTTGATCAGTCAAATATGA GTGGATATAACGATCATCCGCCAGGGCAGTATGATGATCGCTACAGTAACGACGGGAGGGGGACGCCCCAGAGAGGGCCGTACGATGAGGATATCCCACGGTCAGTCGCGGCCCTGGTCAACAATCCGCCCAGAGATCAATACTCAGATGGGCGGCAGACACCCTCAGTTCACGGAGAAG GTAACAGCTGGCGACCCCCTGACCTACAGGAAGTGATTGATTACCTGAGCCACCCTAACAACCAGGTCAAGGCCAATGCTGCAGCGTACCTACAACATCTCTGTTTCACTGACCAAGATATCAAGGTCAAGACCAG GGGTCTAGATGGAATTCCTCCTCTGGTAGAACTCCTCCACAGTGACTACCCAGAGGTCCAGAAGAACGCGTGTGGGGCGCTGAAGAATCTGTCGTACGGACGGGGACCAGCAGGGACCGATAACAAG AAAGCAATTGCTAATGCTGGAGGAATCACCCAGTTGATTCGAGTTTTACGTAAAGCTCGAGAGGAGGAGATCAAAGAACTTGTAACGGGGATCCTATGGAATCTCTCGTCTTGTGAG GATCTAAAGCCCAGTATCATTGCTGAGGGTCTACCTGACATAGTGAGTCAAGTGATTGTACCGTACTCCAACTGGAACCAGCGGAAGATGATGACCTATGAACCCTGGACCACAGTGTACAAGAACGCGAcgggcatcatcag GAATTTAAGCTCTGCCAATAAAGACAATGAACAAAAGGGCTATGACACGAGGAACAAGTTAAGGGAGAGCACACACCTTGTGAAGTGTCTGATCTACACCCTCAAAATATCCCGCGAAAACAATGACCGTGAAAATAAAATCGTGGAAAACTGCATGTGTGCTTTACGGAATCTCTCATTCAGAATTCAGGAAGTGACGGAACAAGACTTTTATAAGAAACGCACAGTGACCTTAAAACAGAGACAGCATCCAGATAAAG AGACCACTGGGTGCTTTGGTGGAGGTCAAAAGAAGAAAGGAACAACTGCCAAGAAAGGAAAACCTGACCTCAATCAGAA TGCTGAGATACAGCTGCCTCCTGGGGCCCAGGAGTTTATGGGGCTGTGGCAGAATGAGACAGTGACACTGTACCTGGACATCTTGAAGGAGAGCTCTAATCCAGTCACAGTGGAGGCGGCGGTGGGGGCCATACAGAATCTTACTGCCTGCTACTGGAAG TTTGCTGATGATGCCAGAGCACTGATTCGCAGAGAGAAAGCTCTGCCCTCATTGGTGGATTTACTGGGCCAGGACCGGGACGATATCGTCTGTCATTCAGCCCTCGCTCTACGCAATCTGGCCATTGACGACAATAACAAGGCTTTGATAG GTAAATACGCTCTGAAGCCCATTATCAATACCTTACCTCTGGAGAAGCAGAAGGAGAACGTCCCAGACAAAACGATATGTGCTGCTGTAGCGCTGCTACAGGAAGTGCTGAAAAACAGCATGGACTTCGCTCA gatttttgTGAAAGAAAATGGCATTCCAAGATTGAAGTTTGTCAAATTTGCacaaggaaaatttttgaaaaaaaccaAGGATCATACTCAGAGA CTCCTGGAGACTCTTTGGGAATTCAAATCCCTCCATCAAGAAATTGTGATCAGTGGTTTGTCAGAGCAAGATGTCAAGGCCCCTCCAGCGGCCAGCAG ACCCCCTGACACCGGACTCGCCACGGCAACCAACACTCCATACAGTACCATGAGTCGCGGCATGGAGAGCCACGGATACGACGACGCCACGCTGTCTCCAGGTCGACCAATGAACAAGCCCTATCACGCCTCTAATGGGGGCTATCACggcatggttcaaggtcacagTAATCCAGCCATGAACGTGGAgg AGCCCTATTCTTATGATGACAGGAGAAGG GGAGAAGAAGTTCCAATGCGAGACATGGGTTACGCCCCTTTGGAGGATGATCGACGGGAGAGGAAGACCCCTGTCGGAGGAGTCCCCCTCTTTCCAGGGCTGCAGCCT CAACAGCAAGCTCAGCCACAGTCCATGTCACACGGAGGGGAACCTTTGTATGCTCAAGTCAACAAAAACAAACGCAGGGACGACCTCGGGCCCGGGTACCAGGTGAATCTGAGTGATCCAGCCAGCCCGCCAGGGGGCGCTGACTCCTGGGTGTAG